The Acidovorax sp. RAC01 genomic sequence TGTGCTTTTGATGGGGCTGCTCGCGCTGGGCACGTGGTGGCTGGTTCGCAATGCGCCGGTTCCGGCATCGACGGCCGTTGAACGCGGCCCCGGCCACCAACCCGACTATTTCATGAAGTCGTTTTCGTTGAAGTCGTTCGACGCGAAGGGCAGACTCCAGAGCGAAGTTCTGGGCGATGTGGCACGCCACTATCCGGACACCGACACACTCGAAATTGACAAGGCGCGCATCCGCTCGGTATCTCCCGAAGGTCAGCTCACGCTGGCCACTGCCGACCGCGCGCTGTCCAATTCAGACGGGTCGGAGGTCCAGCTCTTTGGCAATGCGGTGGTCACGCGCGAGCCCCTGCGAGCCCGGCCAGGGGCACCGGCGCAGCCGCGCATGGAGTTCCGCAGCGAATTCCTGCATGCCTACACCAAGACCGAGCGCGTTCGCTCGGACAAACCTGTCATCCTCATCCGCGGAAACGACCAGTTCACCGCCGACGGCATGGACTACGACAACCTCGACCAGGTCATGCAGTTGCGCGGGCGCGTACGCGGTGTGCTGCAGCCGGGCGTAGGCAAGTAGACCGACCATCGGCCCAAGCGACTGCCGCTGACCGTTTCGATCTTCCGACGCTTCCCTGGAGCCACGCGATGCCAACCCCACTCGTCTTTATTACCGGAGCGTCCAGCGGCATCGGGCAGGCGCTGGCCCTGCGCTACCACCGCGCCGGTTACCGGCTGGCGCTGGCCGCCCGGCGCACATCCGAGGTAAAAACATGGGCTGAGGATTGTGGAATAAGCACTGATAGCTATCATGTTTATAGCGCAGACGTGGCGAACATCGAGAGCATCGTCGCGGCGGGTCATGATTGCATGGCCAGGCAGGGGTTGCCGAACATCGTCATCGCCAATGCCGGGATCAGCGTGGGCATGGACACCGCGGTGCGCGAAGACCTTGAGGTCATGGCCCGCACTTTTGCCACCAACAACACGGGGCTCGCTGCCACCTTTCATCCTTTTGTGGACGCCATGGTGCTGCGAAAAAGCGGCACGCTCGTCGGCATAGGCAGCGTCGCCGGCATCCGCGGGCTTCCCGGCCATGGCGCTTACTGCGCCAGCAAGGCTGCCGTCATCAGCTACTGCGAAAGCCTGCGAGGCGAAATGCGCCCGTACGGCGTGCGCGTGGTCACCATTTCGCCTGGGTACATCGATACGCCGCTGACGCGCCAAAACCGGTACAGCATGCCGTTTCTCATGCAGGCCGATGACTTTGCAGACCGCGCCTTTCAGACCATTGCCGCGGGCAAGAGCTACCGCGTCATTCCCTGGCAGATGGGCATGGTTGCCAAGCTGCTGCGCATGCTGCCCAACGTGCTGTTCGACCGACTGCTGGCAGGCCGCCCCCGCAAGCGCCGCCAGGGCGAACAGCAGTAACCAGTAACCCGGCGGGTCGGGGCTCCACCCAGGCTGCCCACTGGCTGAACCCTTTTCCGGTGCGCCAGCGCCGCCTTGGCACAGGCGTCAGGCTGACCTCCACCCGATGGTCCTGGCTGCCGCCAATGAAAAAGCCCCTGTCAGGGGCTTTGAAGGGCCGCAGAAAGCGACCCGGCGGGATACACCATCGCAGTGATCCGGTGCGCAAGAAACCTGTCGCGCGCAGGGACGACGATCAATAGCCGCTGTTGCCGCCACCGTAGCCGCCACCCCCACCGCCGCCACCCCCACCGCCGCCGCCACTGCGGCCGCCGCCATTGCGCGAACCCGAGCCGTAGGGACTGCGGAAACCGCCATCGCTGCGGCCACCGCCACCGCCGCCGTAGCCGCCGCCTTCACCCCGACCGCCACCGTAGCCGCCGCCGTCACGACCGCCGCCACCACCATAACCGCCACCACCGCCGCCGTAGCCACCGCCACCGCTGCGGCCGCCACCACCACCGTAACCACCGCCGCCGCCGCCAAATCCGCCGCTGCGGGGGGGGCGTGCCTCCATCGGACGCGCTTCATTGACGACAATGCTGCGCCCGCCCAGAGGTTGCCCGTTCATGCCGCTGATGGCAGCCTGGGCTTCGGCATCGCTGCCCATTTCCACGAACCCAAAACCTTTTGAACGACCCGTGTCTCGCTCCATCATGACCTTGGCGCTTGTCACGGCACCAAACTGGCCGAACGCCTGCTCAAGATCACCGTCACGCACCGAGTACGGCAGATTGCCGACGTACAGTTTGTTGCCCATCGAGGGACTCCTCAAAAACACATGGATAAAGCGATGGAGTCCCGAAAACGCAGCCAGCTAATCTCAATGACGCTCTCAGCGCGAAACTGACGGATCACCGCAAACTTGTTAGCGGAGCCAGCCCCGCAAGCCCATTATGCGCCACACTTTTACGCAAAAAGCAAGCGCTGATACACGCTGTGGCAGGGATGCTGCGCAGACATGAAAAAAGGAGCCCAAAGGCTCCTTTTGCATCTTTTTCCAGCCTGAAAAGACTGGACGCCCGACGAGGCTTAGTAGCTGCTACGGCCACCGCCGTAACCACCACCGCCACCGCCGCCGCTACGGCCACCGCCGTAACCGCCGCCACCACCACCGCCGTAGCCACCACCACCGCCGCCGCCGAAGCCACCGCTACGGGGAGCGCGTGGCTCCATGGGGCGAGCTTCGTTGACCACGAGGTCACGGCCGCCGAAGTTTTGACCATGCACGCCCTGGATGGCGGCCTGGGCTTCAGCATCGCTGCCCATTTCGACAAAGCCGAAACCCTTGGAGCGGCCGGTGTCGCGCTCCATCATGACCTTGGCGCTGCCGACCGAGCCGTACTGGCTGAAGGTCTGCTGCAGGTCTTCGTCGCGGAAAGAATAGGGCAGGTTGCCCACGTAAAGTTTGTTGCCCATGGAGGACTCCTAGAAAAACATGAAAACGCGATGGAGCCCGACGCAATCAACAAACCTGTGACGACTTCAAAGACGCGAAACTGACCATTCACCGCTAAGCTAACTGCTCCTCTGCAAGCAGAAAAGCGAGGCCATTATCAATCACTTTATGCGGGGCGTGGGGTTTTATTTCTGAGGGTGTTCCCGGTGCGGCGCGAATCCCGTGGACGTCAAGGGGTAAAATCAGTGCGTCTTTGGGGAGTAGCCCGCCCGGCGCGCAACGCACCGGGGCATGCGTCAACACACTTGGGTCCACACGTGGCCTATGGCGCATGCGGCTTTCAGGTTGGGCGAGACCATTGACTGCATGCCGATCCACATGGCCGGAGTCGGAGTGCAGTCAATGCGTTTTCAATTCGTCCGGCCGTACAAGGACCTCACCCCATGGAAGCCTTCTTCATTTCCACTGCCATCGTCGCGCTTGCCGAGATGGGCGACAAGACCCAGCTGCTGGCGCTCGTGCTCGCCGCGCGCTTTCGAAAACCCTGGCCCATCGTGCTGGGCATCCTGGTGGCCACACTGGTCAACCACGGCCTGGCAGGTGCCGTGGGCGCGTGGGTGACCACTTTCATCGGCCCGCAGGTACTGCGCTGGATCCTGGGCGGCTCGTTCATCGCCATGGCCATCTGGATGCTGATCCCGGACAAGCTGGACGAGGGCGAGGCCGACGGCAACCCGCGCTGGGGCGTGTTTGGGACCACCGTGGTGGCCTTCTTCCTGGCGGAAATGGGCGACAAGACGCAGATCGCTACCGTGATGCTGGCCGCGCAATACAACGCCTACCTGTGGGTGGTGGCCGGTACTACGCTGGGCATGATGCTGGCCAACGCACCGGTGGTGTGGCTGGGCGAGCGCATCACGCGCCGGGTGCCCATCCGTGCGGTGCATGTGGTGTCGGCCGTTATCTTCCTGGTGCTGGGTGTGCTGGCGATCTTTGCGCCGGCGGGCTGACCTCGCACAGAGGGCTGCGGCAGGCGCATTTGGTATATTTGCCGAACGCGCCGATTTGCCACAGCTTGCGGGCGCGATATAAATCCTGCTAAAGACCCGTCCGACATCCCAGCCCGGCCTCGTTTTTAGCGACGCCGGGTTTTTTTCTGCCATCGGGCCGCCCCCAGGCAGAACATTGCATCCTCGATCAGAGGCCGCAACCCGCGCAGGCCGTGGCGCATGGGGGCTTACACACCGCTGCTTATGTCGTTCATTGCCACGCCCCAGACCCTGCATTTCCCGGAGGTGCTGCCGCTGCAAAGCGGTGCGTCCATCCGCGACTACCACCTGGCGTACGAGACCTACGGCACGCTCAATGCCGACCGCTCCAATGCCGTGCTGGTATGCCACGCGCTCAACGCATCGCACCATGTGGCGGGCGTGTACGCGGGCCAGCCCAAGAGCGAGGGCTGGTGGGACAACATGATCGGCCCCGGCAAGCCGGTGGACACCGACCGGTTCTTCGTGATCGGCGTGAACAACCTGGGCTCGTGCTTTGGCTCCACCGGGCCGATGCACACGCACCCCGACACCGGCGAGGTGTACGGCGCGGACTTTCCGGTGGTCACGGTGGAAGACTGGGTGAACGCCCAGGCCCGGCTGCTCGACCGCCTGGGCGTGCGCCAGCTGGCCGCCGTGCTGGGGGGCAGCCTGGGCGGGATGCAGGCCCTTTCGTGGACGCTGCAATACCCCGACCGCATGCGCCACGCCGTGGTGGTGGCCAGCGCGCCCAACCTCACGGCCGAGAACATTGCCTTCAACGAGGTGGCCCGCCGCGCCATCGTGACCGACCCCGACTTCCACGGCGGGCACTTCTACCGACATGGCGTGATCCCCAAGCGAGGGCTGCGCATTGCCCGCATGATCGGGCACATCACGTACCTGAGCGACGATGTGATGAACGAGAAGTTCGGCCGCACGCTGCGGGCCCCGGCCGTGGCGGCTGCCTTGGGCCAGGGCGGCATAGACGTGGCAGACACGCCATCGTCCGACCTGCGCGAATACCTGTACAGCACACAGGATGTTGAGTTCCAGATCGAGAGCTACCTGCGCTACCAGGGCGACAAGTTCAGCGAGTATTTCGATGCCAACACCTACCTGCTCATCACCCGCGCGCTCGACTATTTCGACCCCGCACGCCACCACGGCGGCAACCTCACGCGGGCCCTCGCCAATGCCGCCGCGCGCTTCCTGCTGGTGAGCTTCACCACCGACTGGCGCTTTTCGCCCAGGCGCAGCCGCGAGATCGTCAAGGCCCTGCTCGACAACCGCCGCAGCGTGAGCTATGCCGAGATCGACGCGCCCCACGGACACGATGCCTTTTTGCTCGATGACGCGCGCTACATGAGCGTGATGCGCTCTTATTTCAATAGCATTGCCAAGGAGTTGCAACCATGACCGAGAAAGCGGCAATGCAGGCCCTGGCGCGCCTGGTGCCACCGGGCTCGCGGGTGCTGGACCTGGGCTGCGGCAACGGCGCCATGCTGGACTACCTGCAGCGCGAACGCGGCTGCACGGGCTACGGCGTCGAGATTGCCGATGCCAACGTGCTGGCCTGCGTGCAGCGCGGCGTGCAGGTGCTGCAGCTCAACCTGGACGAAGGCCTGGCGATGTTCGACGACAACTCGTTCGACGTGGTGCTGCAGATCGACACCCTGCAGCACCTGCGCAATGCCGAAACCATGCTGCGCGAGACCGCCCGCGTGGGCCGCACCGGCATCGTCGCCTTTCCCAACTTTGCGCACTGGCCCAACCGGCTGTCGGTGCTGCGCGGGCGCATGCCCGTCACCCGGCGCCTGCCCTACCAGTGGTATGACACGCCCAACATCCGTGTGGGCACGTACAAGGATTTCGAGGTGCTGGCCACCAAGAACAGCCTGCGCATCCTGGACGCCTTCGGCCTGCAGGATGGACATGAAGTGCGCTGGCTGCCGAACGCGCGGGCCGGCACTGCGGTATTCCACTTCGACCACGTGTAGGCAAGGAGCCTGCCGCTGGGGCGACACGGCACGGTCAAGCGCATCGATTAAGGTGGGCAGACCGTTCGAAGGAGACCCGCATGATCCGCACTTCCCTGCGCGCCGTGGCTGCTGCCACGCTGCTTGCCACCTGGGCCCTGGGCGCCGTCGCCCAGGCCTGGCCGCCCACCCCCACCGTCATTGCCCACCGCGGCGCATCGGCCCTCAGGCCCGAGCACACGCTGGCCGCCTACCAGCAGGCCATTGACGACGGCGCGGACATCATCGAGCCCGACCTGGTGATCACCAGAGATGGTGTCCTGGTGGCCCGGCATGAAAACGCCATTGCCATCGTGGGCGCCGACGGCTCGATCAAGGAAGCCACCACCGACGTGGCCGACCGCCCCGATTTCGCAGGCCGCAAAACCACCAAGACCATCGACGGCCAGGCCATCACCGGCTGGTTCACCGAAGACTTCACACTGGCTGAACTGAAAACCCTGCGCGCCCGCGAGCGCATTCCTGCGCAGCGTCCGGCCAACGTGGCCTACAACGGGCAGTTTGAGGTGCCCACCTTGCAGGAAGTGATCGACCTGGCCAAGGCGGCCACGGCCCAGACCGGTCGCACCATCGGCATCTATCCCGAGACCAAACACCCCACCTACTTCCAGTCCATCGGCCTGCCGCTGGAGGCACCGCTATTAGCCGTGCTGGAGAAAAACGGCTGGAACCACAAGGACGCGCCCGTGTTCGTGCAGTCGTTTGAAGTTGCCAACCTGCAGGCCATCCGCAAGCTCAGCAGTGTGCGCCTGGTGCAGCTGGTGGCCGCATCCGGGCGGCCTTACGACTTTGTGGCGCAGGGCGCCGCCAACACGCGCAGCTACGCCGACCTGATCACGCCCGAAGGCCTCAAGCAGGTGGCCACGTATGCCAACGCCATCGGCCCGTTCAAGACGCTGGTCGTGCCGGTGAAAGACGGCCTTCCTGGCGAACCCACGGCGCTGGTGGCGCGCGCCCGCGCCGAAGGGCTGGCAGTGCACATCTGGACGCTGCGGCCTGAAAACGCCTTTCTGCCTGCGGGCCTGAAGAAAGCCCCGGTGGCGGACGGCACCCTGCGCGGCGACAGCGTGGCCGAGATCACCGCCTACCTGCGCGCGGGCATCGACGGCTTCTTCACCGACGACCCGGCCGTGGGGCGCGCGGCGGTGCAGGCGTTTCGGGGCGCAGGGGCCCAATAGGTGCACTACCAGCGCGTGGGCATGACGGTGTGCATCGCTGGCGCGAGCACACCCAGATATCAAAAACAATAGCAACAAGGGCATATGGAACGTGCGCGAGGGGCCGATATGATCGAGATCGGTCCCTGCAAAGCACTGCGTACAGTCCGGCAGCGCCCGCAGCGCGCGGCAGTCGCCAAACCGCGCCGCGCCCTGATTCGTTTCCCTGACCCGCTATCGCCATGCCCCAGTTCGCCGCCAACCTGAGCCTGATGTACACCGAGGTGCCGTTCCTCGAGCGCTTTGCCGCCGCCGCGCGCGACGGGTTCCGGGCGGTGGAGTTCCTCTTTCCGTACGCGTACGAGCCCGCCCAGCTGTCTGCATTGCTTGAGGCCCACGGGCTGCAGCTGGTGCTGTTCAACGCGCCGCCCGGCGGCACCGACCTGGCCAGCATGGCTGCCGCGTGGGACCAGCAGGCCCGTGGCACGGCGGCGCTGCCCGGGCACGAAGACGCGTTCCGCGCGGGTGTGCAGACGGCCCTGCGCTACGCCCAGGCGCTGGACTGTCCGCGCATCCATGTGATGTCGGGCATCGTGCCGCCGGGCGTCGAGCGCGAGTCGCTCAAGGACCTGGCCGTGGAGAACCTGCGCTGGGCCGCGGCCGAGGCCGCGCGCTTGGGGCGTGACATCCTGATCGAGCCCATCAACCTGCGCGACATGCCGCGCTATTTTCTGAACCGGCAGGACCACGCGCATGAATTGCTCGATGCCGTGCAGGCTCCGAACCTCAAGGTGCAGATGGACCTGTACCACTGCCAGATCGTTGAGGGCGACGTGGCCACCAAGCTGCGCCGCTACCTGCCCACCGGCCGCGTGGCACACATCCAGATTGCGGGCGTGCCCGGCCGGCACGAGCCCGATCAGGGCGAGCTGAACTACCCCTATCTTTTCGAGACGCTGGATGAGCTGGGCTACACCGGCTGGGTGGGGTGCGAGTACCGGCCCGCCGCGGGCACATCGCAGGGCCTGGGCTGGCGCGACCGCGCGCTGGCGGCACGGCCTGCGCCCTGAGGTACCGCTGAACGGACGCCTGCGGTCCGCGGCAGGCCGCCGCGTGCGAGCCCGGGCCAGGCTGACCGGCGCACGAGGCTTGCGCTGACTGCATGGCACCCGCGGGCCAACCTGAAATAATGGGTCACCGCCCCCGCGCACCCGCACCCCTACCCGGTCTTTTTCCCCATGGCCTTTGCCGCCCACGTCCCCACCATGCTGATCATGGTCATCGCCAGCTTCGTGATGATGGCGGCAGCCATGGCCGTGGTGGCGTGGGGCCGGCGGCATGACGGGTTGCTGCACTGGTCGGTGGCGCTGCTGGTCAATGCCGTGGGGCACACGCTGCTGCTGCTGCGCGGGCAGATCCCGGATGTGATCTCGATCGTGGGTGCCAACGGCATGCTCTCGGGCTCGCTGGCCCTGCTGCTGGCCGCCATCTTCCAGTTCCAGGGGCGCTCGGCGCGCTGGATGCTTTTGTTGCTGCCACCCGTGATGCTGGTGTGCCTGATCGCCTTTCTGACCGACGACTTCACCGAGCGCGTGGCACTGGTGGGCACGGTGCTGGGGTTGCAGTCGCTGTGGGTGGTCGCCGCCATCGCGCGGTACCGGCGCAGCACCGTCGGACGCGGCCAGTGGCTGGTGGTGGCGGGGCTGGGGGCTGAGGCGGCGGTGCTGCTCAGCCGGGCATTCGGCGCCATGGCCCACACGGAAGCAGCCGACAGCATTCTGGACAGCAGCGCGGTGCAGACCCTGACCTTCCTGACCACCTTCAGCGTGGTGCTGGTCAGCTCGCTGGGCTTCATCTTCATGCTGCGCGACCGCGCCGACGAGAACAACCGCGTGATGGCTGCGCGCGACCCGCTCACGGGCGTGGCCAACCGCCGCTCGCTGGTGGCTTCGCTGGACCGCGACGTGGCCCGCGCGCTGCGCACGCACGAGTCCATCGCCGTGATGATGGTGGACATCGACCACTTCAAGCGCGTCAACGACATCTATGGCCACCCGGTGGGCGACCAGGTGCTGTGCAGCGTAGTCAACGTGCTGCGCGAGCGCGTGCGCGCACAGGACCTGGTGGGCCGCTATGGCGGCGAAGAGTTCATGGTGGTGCTGCCCGACACCGGGCTGGCCGGGGCCGAGCAGCTGGCCCGCGCGCTGTGCCGCGCAGTGGCCGATTCGCGCTGCCATGTGTCGGCCGCCGATGTGCCCGGCAGCTCCCCGGGCGGGGTGGACATCGAGGTCACCGTGAGCATCGGCGTGTACGGCGGGCAGCTGGAGCAGGGCGACAGCTGGGATTTGCTCATCGCCGCGGCCGACCGCGCCCTCTACCAGGCCAAGGAAAACGGCCGCAACCGCGTGGAAGTGGCCACCAGCCTGCGCAGCCCCGGTGGGCCCGCGGTGTCCAGACGCGGCGCCGAGACCTTGCCCACGCCGCTGCGGTAGGGCAACGCTGAACAGGCCTGGCGCGCGCAGCCGCAGACCCGACCGCGGCAGGCAGCCCCAGGGCCCTCAGCCGCCCGGCTGAAAAGACCACGCCTTAGCCCCCGCGGTGGCGTTGTCCCACCCCGCCGAAGGGCGTCCCACCCGTGATGGCGTAGCGCCGTGCCTTGTGTTGGAATGGCGGTTTGCCCCACGCAACACCGCCTTTGAGGAGAGAGCCATGAACGCCCGCGTCCCCCCCCAGATCCTGCAACCCGCCCTGGCGCTTGAACGCGTCAGCCAGCAGTGGGACAGCGACATCGTCCGGCAGCTGACCGACTACGTGGCCATCCCCGCCAAGTCGCCCATGTTTGCCCCCGACTGGGCCGAGCTGGGCCTGCTCGACACCGTGGTGCGCAACGCAGCCGCGTGGATCGAGGCCCAGAAGGTCGAAGGCCTCACGCTGGAGATCGTGCGGCTGGAAGGCCGCACCCCGGTGCTGTTCTTCGAGATCGCCTCCACCCAGCCCGCCGTGACCGACACCGTGCTGATGTACGGCCACCTGGACAAGCAGCCCGAGTTCAGCGGCTGGCGCAACGACCTGGGCCCCTGGACGCCCAAGTACGAAGACGGCAAGCTCTACGGCCGCGGTGGCGCCGACGATGGCTATGCGGCCTACGCCAGCATTGCCGCCGTGCAGGAGCTCAAGCGCCAGAACGTGCCGCACCCGCGCATCGTGGGCCTGATCGAGACCTGCGAGGAAAGCGGCTCGCGCGACCTGATGCCCTACATCGACGCGCTGCGCCCCCGCATGGGCAACGTGGCGCTGGTGGTGTGCCTGGATTCCGGTGCGGGCAACTACGACCAGCTGTGGCTCACCACCAGCCTGCGCGGCATGGCCAGCGGCACGCTCAAGGTCGAGATCCTCACCGAAGGCATCCACTCGGGCGACGCCTCGGGCCTGGTGCCCTCGTCGTTCCGCATCATGCGGCAGGTGCTGGACCGGCTCGAAGACAGCAAGACGGGCCGCCTGCTGCCCGCCAGCTTCCACTGCGAGGTGCCCGCCGACCGCCTGGCCCAGGCACAGGCTACGGCCGCCATCCTGGGCGAAGAGGTGTACCGCCGCTTTCCGTGGGCGCACTACGACTGCGGCGGCTCCACGACGTTTGCGCTGCCCACCACCACCGACCCGGTGCAGGCCCTGCTCAAGCGCACCTGGGAGCCCACACTCAGCGTGACGGGTGCCGAGGGCTTCCCGGCGCTGCAGGATGCGGGCAACGTGCTGCGCCCCTACACCGCCTTCAAGCTCAGCCTGCGCCTGCCCCCGCTGGTCGATGCGAGCCAGGCCGTGCAGGAGCTCAAGGCGCTGCTGGAGGACAACGCGCCCTACCAGGCCAAGGTCACCTTCCAGGGCGGTGGCGGCGCCACGGGCTGGAACGCGCCCGCCACCACGCCCTGGTTTGAAAAGGCCCTGAACGAAGCCTCGCAGGCCCACTTTGGCGCACCCTGCGGCTACATCGGGCAGGGCGGCACCATCCCGCTGATGAACATGCTGAGCGAAGGCTTCCCCACCGCGCAGATGATGGTGTGTGGGGTGCTCGGCCCCAAGAGCAACGCGCATGGCCCCAACGAGTTTTTGCATGTGCCGTATGCCAAGCGCCTGACGGCCTCGGTGGCGCATGTGATGGCCGCGATGGCGCAGCAGGGCGCGGCTGCCGCCACCGCCTGAGCCCGCGGGGGCGCAGCCGCCGAAAGCGTGGGCCCGGGCGCAGGCCCCGGCGGCCTGGCGGGCATTGCAAGTGCCGTCCGGCAATGCAGCGGCCGCCCGGGCACTGCGGCGCGCGCCACAGTGCCCGCGCCTTCCACCTCGCCTGTGCCCACCGCGCTTTCACGCCACCCTTTTGTCGCACCCGTGCGCATTGCCTTCTTCGCAGCCGGCCTTGTGCCGCGTATGCTGGCGCGCACGGCGCCCACACCCCCGACACCTTCCCCACCATGACCCTGGATGAACTCACCCCCTCCACCCTGACCGCCTTCACTGCCAGCGACGGCGAGAACCTGGCCGTGCAGGACTGGCCCCTGCCTGCAGGCGAGCCGCAGCGCGGCACCGTGCTGCTGGTGCATGGACTGGGTGAGCATGTGGGGCGGTACGACGCTGTCGCGCGACTTCTGAACCGCTGGGGCTTTGCCGTGCGCGGGTACGACCAGTACGGCCACGGCGATTCGGCCGGGCCGCGCGGCGGGCTCACATCCGACATGCGCTTGCTGGACGACCTGGGCGACATGGTGGACGCCACCCGCGCACGCATGCCCGCCGGCCTGCCGCTGGTGCTGCTGGGCCACAGCATGGGCGGGCTGGTGGCCTCGCGTTTTGTGTCGCTGCACCTGCGGCCAGTGGATGCGCTGGTGCTTTCATCGCCCGCGCTGGATGCGGGCCTGTCGGCCGTGCAAAAGCTGCTGCTGGCCACCCTGCCGCGCATTGCACCCAACCTGCGTGTGGGCAACGGGCTGGATGCGCAATACCTGTCGCACAACCCCGCCGTGCCCGCGGCCTACCTGGCCGATTCCCGCTGCCACGACCGCATCAGCGCCCGGCTGGCGCGCTTCATCGGCGAAGGTGGCCCGGCCACCGTGGCACGCGCCGCGCACTGGAGTGTGCCCACGCTGCTCATGTGGGCCGGCAGCGACAAGCTGGTCAACCCCGCAGGCAGCCGCGCCTTTGCGGCCGCCGCGCCCAAGGCGGTGGTCCAGTCGCACTGCTTTGAGCCGCTGTACCACGAGCTTTTCAACGAAAGCCCCGAACTGGCCGAGCCCGTGTTCGACATGCTGCACCGGTGGCTGGTGGCGCACTGCCCGCTGCGTGCGCCAGGGGTGGCCGGCCGATAAGGCAAGCTGCCGAGCAGGCGCAACACGCCTGCTGAAGGCATTGACGGGGTGTTTCAAGGCAAAAACGGGCTCTAGGGACCCTCTGCACGAATCAGCGCGCCGTGTGCATCTGCCGCCTCGGGCGGTCTGCTGCGTTGCAAATCCTCGCAATAGCTGCGGCTATGGCTGCGTTTTGCGCCTTGCAGTCCATCCCGATCCGCAGCCCACCCTTACCGCTTGATTCGTGCAGAGGGTCCCTAGCGCTCGTTTTGATTGCCTCAATAGCTATTATTTTTGCAGCATTCCGCCCAGCATGTCCATCAGGTCCTGGGCAGACCCGAAGCCCGCCTGCGGGGCCTTGCCGCCGGGGCTGAGCTGGTCGA encodes the following:
- a CDS encoding M20 family metallopeptidase; the protein is MNARVPPQILQPALALERVSQQWDSDIVRQLTDYVAIPAKSPMFAPDWAELGLLDTVVRNAAAWIEAQKVEGLTLEIVRLEGRTPVLFFEIASTQPAVTDTVLMYGHLDKQPEFSGWRNDLGPWTPKYEDGKLYGRGGADDGYAAYASIAAVQELKRQNVPHPRIVGLIETCEESGSRDLMPYIDALRPRMGNVALVVCLDSGAGNYDQLWLTTSLRGMASGTLKVEILTEGIHSGDASGLVPSSFRIMRQVLDRLEDSKTGRLLPASFHCEVPADRLAQAQATAAILGEEVYRRFPWAHYDCGGSTTFALPTTTDPVQALLKRTWEPTLSVTGAEGFPALQDAGNVLRPYTAFKLSLRLPPLVDASQAVQELKALLEDNAPYQAKVTFQGGGGATGWNAPATTPWFEKALNEASQAHFGAPCGYIGQGGTIPLMNMLSEGFPTAQMMVCGVLGPKSNAHGPNEFLHVPYAKRLTASVAHVMAAMAQQGAAAATA
- a CDS encoding alpha/beta hydrolase; this translates as MTLDELTPSTLTAFTASDGENLAVQDWPLPAGEPQRGTVLLVHGLGEHVGRYDAVARLLNRWGFAVRGYDQYGHGDSAGPRGGLTSDMRLLDDLGDMVDATRARMPAGLPLVLLGHSMGGLVASRFVSLHLRPVDALVLSSPALDAGLSAVQKLLLATLPRIAPNLRVGNGLDAQYLSHNPAVPAAYLADSRCHDRISARLARFIGEGGPATVARAAHWSVPTLLMWAGSDKLVNPAGSRAFAAAAPKAVVQSHCFEPLYHELFNESPELAEPVFDMLHRWLVAHCPLRAPGVAGR